A single Halarcobacter anaerophilus DNA region contains:
- a CDS encoding fumarylacetoacetate hydrolase family protein produces the protein MNHIILDNQSIYPSKVVCIGRNYTEHIKELNNETPDEMVFFIKPNSAVSDKLVFPKGHKTCHYEAEISFLLEENKISAVAFGLDLTLREVQSKLKKKGLPWERAKAFDNSAVFSKFVPFDDDITKLSIELYINGELKQKGGYSLMINKPEQIIKEANTFLSFEDGDILMSGTPKGVGEFKVGDTFLGKILFDEKVLVEESFKVL, from the coding sequence ATGAATCATATAATTTTGGATAATCAGTCAATATATCCTTCAAAAGTAGTATGTATAGGAAGAAACTATACTGAACATATAAAAGAGCTTAATAATGAAACTCCCGATGAAATGGTGTTTTTTATAAAACCAAATTCAGCAGTCAGTGATAAATTGGTTTTTCCTAAAGGGCATAAAACCTGTCATTATGAAGCTGAAATATCTTTTTTACTTGAAGAGAATAAAATAAGTGCCGTAGCTTTTGGTTTAGACCTTACGTTAAGAGAAGTACAAAGTAAATTAAAGAAAAAAGGTCTTCCTTGGGAAAGGGCAAAAGCTTTTGACAATTCAGCTGTTTTTTCAAAGTTTGTTCCTTTTGACGACGATATTACAAAACTTTCAATCGAACTTTATATAAACGGTGAATTAAAACAAAAAGGCGGTTACTCTTTAATGATAAATAAACCAGAACAAATTATAAAAGAGGCAAATACTTTTTTATCTTTTGAAGACGGAGATATTTTGATGAGCGGAACGCCAAAAGGTGTGGGAGAGTTTAAAGTAGGAGATACTTTTTTAGGAAAAATTTTATTTGACGAAAAAGTGCTTGTAGAAGAGAGTTTTAAAGTTTTGTAA
- a CDS encoding energy transducer TonB translates to MKNSLTAFIISLLVHISVFAAILYTPIQIKEKETVILSMNMISEIVQTKKQVEQKQEVTTKKQKKQVEEKKIEKIQKKVEPVKKEPKPVKKIKKPKLKKKIVKKEPKKEIKKPVQKVRKEKPVEEVKKEPVEKITSQKKQEESIKRVKSGENYQEKYIKTNLESIIAAIKKHKNYPYLAKKRGFEGKVVIQCTIMANGKIKDIKIIDECKYDILNKNSIKILKLASKEFEAPKKDVQLTIPFNYYLN, encoded by the coding sequence ATGAAAAATTCTTTGACAGCTTTTATAATCTCTTTATTGGTACATATTTCAGTTTTTGCAGCAATTTTATATACTCCAATACAAATAAAAGAGAAAGAGACCGTTATTTTGAGTATGAATATGATAAGTGAAATTGTTCAGACGAAAAAACAGGTTGAACAAAAACAAGAAGTAACGACAAAAAAGCAAAAGAAGCAAGTAGAAGAGAAAAAAATTGAAAAAATTCAAAAAAAAGTTGAGCCCGTAAAAAAAGAGCCTAAGCCTGTAAAAAAAATAAAAAAGCCTAAACTAAAGAAAAAAATAGTAAAAAAAGAACCAAAAAAAGAGATAAAAAAACCTGTACAAAAAGTAAGAAAAGAGAAACCTGTAGAAGAGGTGAAAAAAGAACCTGTTGAAAAAATCACCTCACAAAAAAAACAAGAAGAGAGTATAAAAAGAGTTAAAAGCGGAGAGAACTATCAAGAAAAATATATTAAAACAAATCTTGAAAGTATAATTGCAGCAATTAAAAAACACAAAAATTACCCTTATTTGGCAAAAAAACGCGGATTTGAAGGGAAAGTAGTAATTCAGTGTACGATTATGGCAAACGGTAAGATAAAAGATATAAAAATTATAGATGAATGTAAATATGATATCTTAAATAAAAACAGTATAAAAATTTTAAAACTTGCATCAAAAGAGTTTGAAGCGCCTAAAAAAGATGTCCAACTAACAATCCCTTTTAATTATTACCTCAACTAA
- a CDS encoding NUDIX hydrolase, translating into MNKKDFKKLIKNLPENPSVMARERYFNSAVLIPIIKIDKKYYLLFQKRAKNIRQGGDICFPGGGYEKEDKSFKHTALREIDEELGIKKKDIKIFGQLDSYVAPIGALVEPFVARVKKRALKKMKVDKNEVEKTFLIPIDFFKKNPPVEYTLKYEVHPYTIDENGEKVVLFPVEELGLPKTYHKPWGHRRHKVWVYNYKGEIIWGLTAVIINDLLKKF; encoded by the coding sequence ATGAATAAAAAAGATTTTAAAAAGTTAATAAAAAATTTGCCTGAAAATCCAAGTGTAATGGCAAGAGAGAGATATTTTAATTCGGCTGTTCTTATTCCTATTATAAAAATTGATAAAAAGTATTATCTTCTTTTTCAAAAAAGAGCAAAAAATATAAGGCAAGGCGGAGATATATGTTTTCCCGGCGGAGGTTATGAAAAAGAAGATAAATCTTTTAAACACACAGCTTTAAGAGAGATTGATGAAGAGCTTGGAATCAAGAAAAAAGATATAAAAATATTCGGTCAGCTTGACAGTTACGTAGCACCGATCGGTGCACTTGTAGAACCTTTTGTCGCAAGAGTAAAAAAAAGGGCTTTAAAGAAGATGAAAGTTGATAAAAATGAGGTTGAAAAAACTTTTTTGATACCAATAGATTTTTTTAAAAAAAATCCTCCCGTTGAATATACTTTAAAATATGAAGTTCATCCTTATACAATAGATGAAAACGGAGAAAAAGTTGTCCTCTTCCCCGTAGAAGAGTTGGGCTTACCCAAAACTTATCATAAACCCTGGGGACACAGACGTCATAAAGTTTGGGTATATAATTACAAAGGTGAAATAATCTGGGGCTTGACAGCTGTTATAATAAATGACTTATTAAAAAAGTTTTAA
- the bioA gene encoding adenosylmethionine--8-amino-7-oxononanoate transaminase gives MNWQDIDKEYVWHPYNSLPSKTSILAVKKTDKTKIILEDGFELVDGMSSWWSAIHGYNNEKLNNALKKQIEIMPHIMFGGLTHEKAAILSKKLVDLTGLHSVFLCDSGSVSVEVALKTAIQYQEALGKKRYKFIALEHAYHGDTLAAMSVCDPQNSMHSIYGSYLPKHIFTKAPKMGFDADCSESIKDLEEKVKLHHSKCAGIIIEPVVQGAGGMRIYNPLYVKRVRELCDEYDLIMIADEIATGFGHTGKMFACEWAGVKPDIMTVGKGLTGGYMTMAAMITTKKISDTISNSSLGALMHGPTFMGNPLACSVAIESIDLLLESPWQQRVQNIEKIFSQELEKAKDLELVEDIRNIGVIGVIELKESFYAEEIQNYCVNHGVWIRPFGKLIYSIVSYIISEEELRKVVRTMIEAIKSIKY, from the coding sequence ATGAATTGGCAAGATATAGACAAAGAGTATGTCTGGCATCCATATAATTCACTTCCTTCAAAAACATCTATCTTAGCGGTAAAAAAAACAGATAAAACAAAAATTATATTAGAAGATGGATTCGAACTTGTTGACGGAATGAGTTCTTGGTGGAGTGCTATTCATGGATATAATAATGAAAAATTAAATAATGCTTTAAAAAAACAAATTGAGATTATGCCTCATATTATGTTTGGTGGATTAACCCATGAAAAAGCAGCAATACTATCTAAAAAATTGGTTGACTTAACAGGACTTCACAGCGTATTTTTATGTGATTCAGGTTCTGTTTCCGTTGAAGTTGCATTAAAAACTGCTATACAGTATCAAGAAGCATTAGGAAAAAAAAGATATAAGTTTATAGCTTTAGAACACGCCTATCACGGAGATACACTAGCAGCAATGAGTGTATGTGATCCTCAAAACTCAATGCACTCTATCTATGGCTCTTATTTACCTAAACATATTTTTACAAAAGCACCAAAAATGGGATTTGATGCAGATTGCAGTGAATCGATAAAAGATTTGGAAGAAAAAGTAAAACTTCATCATTCCAAGTGTGCTGGGATTATTATCGAACCTGTGGTTCAAGGTGCAGGAGGAATGAGAATCTATAATCCTTTATATGTAAAAAGAGTTAGAGAACTTTGCGATGAATACGATTTAATTATGATAGCAGATGAAATAGCAACGGGATTTGGTCATACAGGTAAGATGTTTGCTTGCGAGTGGGCAGGGGTTAAACCTGATATTATGACTGTAGGAAAAGGTTTGACAGGCGGTTATATGACGATGGCTGCAATGATTACTACCAAAAAAATAAGTGATACAATTTCTAATTCTTCTTTAGGCGCTTTAATGCATGGACCTACTTTTATGGGAAATCCACTTGCATGCAGTGTTGCTATTGAGAGTATAGATTTATTACTTGAATCACCTTGGCAGCAAAGAGTTCAAAATATTGAAAAAATATTTTCTCAAGAACTTGAAAAAGCAAAAGATTTGGAACTTGTAGAAGATATTAGAAATATAGGAGTAATAGGCGTAATTGAGTTAAAAGAGAGCTTTTATGCAGAAGAGATTCAGAACTATTGTGTTAATCACGGTGTCTGGATAAGACCTTTTGGAAAACTTATATACTCTATTGTATCTTATATCATAAGTGAAGAAGAGCTTAGAAAAGTTGTTAGAACAATGATTGAAGCCATAAAAAGTATTAAATACTGA
- a CDS encoding class I SAM-dependent methyltransferase, with the protein MNMKKEKRKTSPNGFDKIVREIFAPIYPAIAKQILEKTNLVEGKCLDAGCGTGALGRALAKYSKMELIFFDKSQDMLELTKKYVKEEKLEKRSSFLLGDIHKIPYEDESLDLIISRGSNPFWEDWEQAYKEIYRVLKKGGKTYIGCGFGSKKLYDEVMGKMKEENPNWKHPEFEDLQTKKESLPKIMQQLKPSKFEIIDNESGFWLFMEK; encoded by the coding sequence ATGAATATGAAAAAAGAAAAAAGAAAAACAAGTCCAAATGGATTTGACAAAATAGTCAGGGAAATTTTTGCACCTATTTATCCGGCAATTGCTAAACAAATTCTTGAAAAAACAAATTTAGTAGAAGGAAAATGTCTTGATGCAGGATGCGGAACAGGGGCTTTGGGACGAGCTTTGGCAAAATATAGTAAAATGGAACTTATCTTTTTCGATAAGTCCCAAGATATGTTGGAATTAACAAAAAAATACGTAAAAGAAGAAAAGTTAGAGAAAAGAAGCTCTTTTCTTCTTGGTGATATTCATAAAATCCCTTATGAAGACGAAAGCCTGGATTTGATAATAAGCCGTGGTTCAAATCCTTTTTGGGAGGATTGGGAACAAGCTTATAAAGAGATATACAGAGTTTTAAAAAAAGGCGGAAAAACTTATATAGGCTGCGGATTCGGCAGTAAAAAACTTTATGATGAAGTAATGGGAAAAATGAAAGAAGAAAATCCAAATTGGAAGCATCCTGAATTTGAAGATTTGCAAACAAAAAAAGAGAGCCTGCCTAAAATAATGCAGCAATTAAAACCTAGCAAATTTGAAATAATCGACAATGAAAGCGGCTTTTGGCTTTTTATGGAAAAATAA
- a CDS encoding bifunctional methionine sulfoxide reductase B/A protein, translating into MKYNELSPEESYVIEHKGTERPFSGKYNDFYKEGTYLCKKCNAPLYKSESKFTSGCGWPSFDDEIKGAVKRVPDKDGRRTEIVCASCGAHLGHVFEGEGFTSKDTRHCVNSISLKFEDKEKCCEEHAFAYFAAGCFWGVEHQFEKFRGVHSAVSGYMGGHFENPTYQAVCTGMTGHLETVRVEYDECVVSFKELAKHFFEIHNFTQTDGQGPDIGNQYLSAIFYVDEKQKQAALELIDQLEDKGYKVATSLYEASKFYEAEEYHQDYYAKTGKTPYCHTYKKIF; encoded by the coding sequence ATGAAATATAATGAATTAAGCCCCGAAGAGTCATACGTAATAGAACATAAAGGAACAGAAAGACCTTTTTCAGGTAAATACAATGATTTTTATAAAGAAGGGACGTATCTTTGTAAAAAGTGTAATGCACCTTTGTATAAATCTGAAAGTAAATTTACTTCAGGTTGCGGTTGGCCTAGTTTCGATGATGAAATCAAAGGAGCCGTAAAAAGAGTTCCCGATAAAGACGGAAGAAGAACTGAAATTGTCTGCGCTTCTTGCGGTGCTCATCTTGGACATGTATTTGAAGGAGAAGGTTTCACTTCTAAAGATACAAGACACTGTGTTAATTCTATTTCCTTAAAATTTGAAGATAAAGAAAAGTGTTGTGAAGAGCATGCTTTTGCATATTTTGCAGCCGGATGTTTTTGGGGTGTTGAACATCAATTTGAAAAATTCAGAGGCGTTCATTCTGCTGTTTCAGGTTATATGGGCGGACATTTTGAAAATCCGACTTATCAGGCAGTTTGTACGGGGATGACGGGGCATTTGGAGACAGTCAGGGTAGAGTATGATGAATGCGTTGTCTCTTTTAAAGAGTTGGCAAAACATTTTTTTGAGATTCATAATTTTACTCAAACAGACGGTCAAGGGCCGGATATAGGAAATCAATATCTCTCTGCCATATTTTATGTAGATGAAAAACAAAAACAAGCAGCTTTGGAGTTAATAGACCAATTAGAGGATAAAGGGTATAAAGTTGCTACCTCTTTATATGAAGCTTCAAAATTTTATGAAGCAGAGGAGTATCATCAAGATTATTATGCAAAGACAGGGAAAACTCCCTATTGTCATACATATAAAAAGATTTTTTAA
- a CDS encoding cytidylate kinase family protein has protein sequence MLQKEKILNTNIVKRVSVFVIGLFIMALGVSLSVRAQLGVSPISCIPYVYSLKLPFTLGEITIIFNFLFILFQMIVLGKEYKFSQLIQLPVVIVFGYCIDITMYLLADLNPANYLQKLILCLVGCVVLAFGIFVLIKTRLTYLPLDGLVIAIIHRFKKEFGKVKITLDTSMVLIGTASSFILLGTLEGVREGSIIAALSVGAIIRFFSNTLPVLDKWLAPSIVETIEEKVQMQSTNKFVITISREYGSGGHEIGKLIAKELNIGFYDKDLIKLTAQNTGYTLDYIQENEQKLTNSLLYDLYEQNYAYVNDELPPKDVLFLVQSKIIRDICMKESCVIVGRCANFILKDHPNCINIFVHANDEYRKNKINNEYHVTPAVGNKELEESDKERANYCIHFTNKEWRDASNYHLTLDSSLYGSKQSAKKIIELIRENIQ, from the coding sequence ATGTTACAAAAAGAGAAGATATTAAATACGAATATTGTAAAACGAGTGTCGGTTTTTGTTATAGGTTTATTTATTATGGCTTTAGGTGTATCTTTGTCTGTTAGAGCGCAATTGGGTGTTTCTCCTATTTCATGTATACCTTATGTATATAGTCTAAAATTACCTTTTACTTTAGGTGAAATTACAATTATTTTTAACTTTTTATTTATTCTTTTTCAGATGATAGTTTTGGGGAAAGAGTATAAATTTTCACAACTTATACAACTTCCCGTTGTTATAGTCTTTGGTTATTGTATTGATATTACGATGTATTTACTTGCAGATCTAAATCCCGCAAATTATCTTCAAAAGCTTATTTTATGTTTAGTCGGTTGTGTCGTTCTGGCATTTGGGATATTTGTACTTATAAAGACAAGGCTTACTTATTTGCCTCTTGACGGTTTAGTTATAGCCATTATTCATAGATTCAAAAAAGAGTTTGGAAAAGTAAAAATAACATTAGATACTTCAATGGTACTAATAGGAACTGCAAGCTCTTTTATTTTATTGGGTACTTTAGAAGGAGTTAGAGAAGGTAGTATAATAGCTGCTTTGAGTGTGGGTGCAATTATAAGATTTTTTAGTAATACTTTACCTGTTTTAGATAAATGGCTCGCTCCTTCAATAGTTGAAACTATTGAAGAAAAAGTGCAAATGCAAAGTACAAATAAATTTGTAATAACTATTTCAAGAGAGTACGGAAGTGGAGGGCATGAAATCGGAAAACTTATAGCAAAAGAGTTAAATATAGGATTTTATGATAAAGACCTTATTAAACTTACAGCACAAAACACGGGTTATACTTTAGACTATATTCAGGAAAATGAACAAAAACTTACAAACTCTTTATTATATGATTTATATGAACAAAACTACGCTTATGTAAATGATGAATTGCCGCCTAAAGATGTTTTATTTTTAGTACAAAGTAAAATTATAAGAGATATCTGTATGAAAGAGTCTTGTGTTATAGTCGGACGTTGTGCAAACTTTATATTAAAAGATCACCCAAATTGTATAAATATATTTGTTCATGCCAATGATGAATATAGAAAAAATAAAATAAATAATGAATATCATGTAACTCCTGCTGTAGGGAACAAAGAGTTAGAAGAATCAGATAAAGAGCGTGCAAACTATTGTATACATTTTACTAATAAAGAGTGGAGAGATGCTTCAAATTATCATCTTACACTTGACAGTTCACTATACGGTTCAAAACAAAGTGCCAAAAAAATCATAGAGCTTATAAGAGAGAACATTCAATAA
- a CDS encoding DsrE family protein: protein MKENLLIVWSSGDKEVANKFPLLYSSVVLQREYWKKCHLMLWGPSILLAKKNKKIQKQLKKILETGVSMSACTVCVDDYKANKKLEKLNIQINHTGELLTEALKDEAWAVMTI, encoded by the coding sequence ATGAAAGAGAATTTATTAATAGTTTGGTCAAGTGGTGATAAAGAGGTTGCAAACAAATTTCCTCTGCTTTACTCATCTGTTGTTTTGCAAAGAGAGTATTGGAAAAAATGCCATCTTATGTTATGGGGTCCTTCAATTCTTTTAGCAAAAAAAAATAAAAAAATTCAAAAACAGTTAAAAAAAATACTAGAAACAGGGGTATCAATGAGTGCTTGTACCGTATGTGTGGATGATTATAAAGCAAATAAAAAATTGGAAAAATTAAATATCCAAATCAATCATACGGGAGAACTTTTAACAGAAGCATTAAAAGATGAAGCTTGGGCTGTAATGACTATTTAA
- a CDS encoding ExbD/TolR family protein, with product MRIKKFDSMNVIPFIDIMLVLLAIVLTFSTFIAQGRIELTLPKSNTTEQVDIKLKEIAIDAKGQILYEDEVIELDKLKEVLEQLPKNTNISLRADENTPFKLFVQVIDIFKELKLDKISIITELNR from the coding sequence ATGAGAATTAAAAAATTTGACTCAATGAATGTTATCCCATTTATTGATATTATGCTTGTATTGCTAGCTATTGTGTTAACTTTTTCAACCTTTATAGCACAAGGCAGAATTGAGCTTACCCTGCCAAAATCAAATACTACCGAGCAAGTAGATATAAAATTAAAAGAGATAGCAATAGATGCAAAAGGACAAATTCTTTATGAAGATGAGGTTATTGAACTAGATAAACTAAAAGAGGTTTTGGAACAATTGCCTAAAAATACGAATATCTCTTTAAGAGCTGATGAGAATACTCCTTTTAAACTCTTTGTTCAAGTAATTGATATATTCAAAGAATTAAAGCTAGATAAAATCTCAATAATTACAGAGTTAAATCGATGA
- a CDS encoding ABC transporter substrate-binding protein gives MYKIKYILTIFLFLISFLNAEELKKVTLQLSWFNQFQFAGYYVAKQKGYFKDYGLDVTIKPFHFGINAVLDVDSKKADFSIARETLILDRVAGKKVVALYALFQDSPLALLSLKKSGIDSIEKFKNKKIMTTVDDASEISIKAMLQSKNLDFKTLNFIKHTHNINDLINGKVDIMSAYVSKSPYNLKKMNIKYNIFSPKDYGFDMYSDFLITNEDLVKNNLQTVLAFKEAALKGWKYAFSNIDETSRLIFDKYNEQNLSLDAIKYEGKVLRDLAYPAKEKLGEIKLEKIQRIYDLYNVLGLIDKQIDVKKLLLKNSSEIFLNKEEYTYLNNNKKINMCVIPNIKPYSFIGKTGEFKGFVADYIKLIEKRTSFKFNLVRTSSFKESLEYLKSGKCDILSSAEDIKTRRDFANFTKPFIDISLVLITKDNRGFVDDITVLKDQKIGIYKYYSFNKTLKNKYPNHNFVDVNSIEESIEKIKKGELFGHIDLLLTSWDKIQENEFEKLKISAKLNLSVPLSIAIKKDDFILYKILEKAVDSISKEKKDEILQKWLTIEYKKEFDNDLIWKILIIFLVIISFIIYKQRLLRKMNDTLQLMVKEKTKELQKINADLEKRVKKEVEENLKKDAVLSKQSKFAAMGEMIQNIAHQWRQPLSIISTGASGLKVKKEIDGKLDDKMLDETLDKIITTTAHLSNTIDDFMHYFKPNKNKEVFKLDDVIEKTLGIFNCNVDDKEIEVIKNVDDISINSFQNEFIQILINIINNSRDAFKEASLDKMYIFIEAKVNNDEVTIEIKDNAGGIKKEIMDKIFDPYFTTKHQYHGTGIGLYMCKEIIDKHIKGTLEAKNVKYTFENRAYKGASFIIKLKA, from the coding sequence ATGTATAAAATCAAGTATATTTTAACTATTTTTTTATTTTTAATTAGCTTCTTAAATGCTGAAGAGTTAAAGAAAGTAACTCTTCAACTCTCATGGTTCAATCAATTTCAATTTGCCGGTTATTATGTAGCAAAACAGAAAGGTTATTTCAAAGATTACGGTTTAGATGTTACTATTAAACCTTTTCATTTCGGCATAAATGCCGTTTTAGATGTAGACTCAAAAAAAGCAGATTTTTCTATAGCCAGGGAAACTTTGATTCTTGACAGGGTTGCAGGCAAAAAAGTTGTTGCTTTATATGCTCTTTTCCAAGATTCTCCTTTAGCTCTTCTATCTTTAAAAAAATCGGGTATAGACTCTATTGAAAAATTTAAAAACAAAAAAATAATGACAACAGTTGATGATGCAAGTGAAATCTCGATAAAAGCTATGCTTCAATCAAAAAATCTTGATTTTAAAACTTTGAACTTTATAAAACATACTCATAATATAAATGATCTAATCAACGGTAAAGTCGATATTATGTCGGCATATGTTTCAAAGTCCCCTTATAATCTAAAGAAAATGAATATCAAATATAATATTTTTTCTCCAAAAGATTACGGTTTTGATATGTATAGCGACTTCTTAATCACAAATGAAGATTTAGTAAAAAATAATCTGCAAACAGTATTGGCTTTTAAAGAGGCGGCATTAAAAGGCTGGAAATATGCTTTTTCAAATATTGATGAAACTTCCCGGTTGATTTTTGATAAATATAATGAACAAAATCTAAGTTTGGATGCTATTAAATATGAGGGAAAAGTTTTAAGGGATTTGGCATATCCTGCAAAAGAAAAATTAGGAGAGATAAAACTTGAGAAAATACAAAGAATATATGATTTATATAATGTATTAGGTTTAATTGACAAACAAATAGATGTAAAAAAACTTTTATTAAAAAACAGTTCTGAAATTTTTTTAAATAAAGAAGAGTATACATATTTAAATAACAATAAAAAAATCAATATGTGCGTAATCCCTAATATCAAACCTTATAGTTTTATTGGAAAAACAGGCGAATTTAAAGGTTTTGTCGCAGATTATATAAAACTTATCGAAAAAAGAACTTCTTTTAAATTTAATCTTGTAAGAACATCTTCTTTTAAAGAGAGCTTAGAGTATCTAAAAAGCGGGAAATGCGATATTCTCTCTTCGGCAGAAGATATAAAAACGAGAAGGGATTTTGCAAATTTTACTAAACCGTTTATTGATATCTCTTTGGTTCTTATTACAAAAGATAATAGGGGTTTTGTTGATGATATTACTGTTTTAAAAGATCAAAAAATAGGAATATATAAGTACTACTCTTTTAATAAAACTTTGAAAAACAAATATCCCAACCATAACTTTGTAGATGTAAACAGTATAGAAGAGAGTATTGAAAAAATCAAAAAAGGAGAACTCTTCGGTCATATAGATTTACTCTTAACTTCTTGGGATAAAATTCAGGAAAATGAGTTTGAAAAGTTAAAAATATCCGCAAAACTGAATCTCTCTGTTCCTCTTTCTATAGCTATAAAAAAAGATGATTTTATTTTGTATAAAATTTTAGAAAAAGCAGTAGATTCTATTTCAAAAGAGAAAAAAGATGAAATTCTTCAAAAGTGGCTTACTATTGAGTATAAAAAAGAGTTTGATAATGATTTAATCTGGAAAATACTTATTATCTTTTTGGTGATTATCTCTTTTATCATTTATAAACAGAGACTTCTTAGAAAGATGAATGATACTTTACAATTAATGGTAAAAGAGAAAACAAAAGAGTTACAAAAAATAAATGCAGACCTTGAAAAAAGGGTAAAAAAAGAGGTTGAAGAGAACTTAAAAAAAGATGCAGTTTTATCAAAACAGTCAAAATTTGCAGCAATGGGAGAGATGATTCAAAATATTGCCCATCAGTGGAGACAGCCTTTATCTATAATCTCAACAGGGGCAAGCGGACTAAAAGTAAAAAAAGAGATAGACGGAAAACTTGATGATAAAATGTTAGATGAAACTTTGGACAAAATAATTACGACTACTGCACATTTATCGAATACTATTGATGATTTTATGCACTATTTTAAACCCAATAAAAACAAAGAAGTCTTTAAATTAGATGATGTTATAGAAAAAACTTTGGGTATTTTTAATTGTAATGTTGATGATAAAGAGATAGAAGTTATTAAAAATGTCGATGATATTTCTATAAATAGTTTTCAAAATGAGTTTATTCAAATTTTAATAAATATAATAAATAATTCAAGAGATGCTTTTAAAGAAGCAAGCTTAGATAAAATGTATATTTTTATAGAAGCAAAAGTAAACAACGATGAAGTAACTATTGAGATAAAAGATAATGCAGGAGGAATCAAAAAAGAAATAATGGATAAAATTTTTGATCCTTATTTTACGACAAAACATCAATATCACGGTACTGGAATAGGGTTGTATATGTGCAAAGAGATTATTGATAAACATATAAAAGGTACCTTAGAGGCAAAAAACGTAAAATATACTTTTGAAAATAGAGCTTATAAAGGGGCATCTTTTATAATAAAATTAAAAGCATAA
- the exbB gene encoding TonB-system energizer ExbB, with product MIDTIKLYMEYSIMGVLAFMSFLTLWFTLERYFFLSKVKIEEFKKKGELENTLTNNLTTISTIASNAPYIGLFGTVCGIMITFYKISESSNFDTSSVMLGLALALKATAFGILVAIFATIVYNGLARKVEVLMTKWEDLNEN from the coding sequence GTGATTGATACAATTAAACTCTATATGGAGTACAGTATAATGGGAGTTTTAGCCTTTATGAGCTTTTTAACTCTTTGGTTTACTTTAGAAAGATATTTTTTTCTTTCTAAAGTAAAAATAGAGGAGTTTAAAAAAAAGGGAGAGTTAGAAAATACCCTGACGAATAATCTTACAACCATATCTACTATAGCTTCAAATGCTCCATATATAGGTTTATTCGGTACTGTATGCGGTATTATGATTACCTTTTACAAGATTTCCGAAAGTTCAAACTTTGATACAAGCAGCGTAATGTTAGGTCTTGCTTTGGCGTTAAAAGCGACTGCTTTTGGTATTTTAGTAGCTATTTTTGCAACTATCGTTTATAACGGTCTTGCTAGAAAAGTTGAAGTTTTAATGACTAAATGGGAAGATTTAAATGAGAATTAA